From cyanobiont of Ornithocercus magnificus:
CAGATCTTGAAATCCAGACTTCTTCAGAATTTCTATCAGATTCGTCAATACCTAAGATGCGCTCTAGTCTAGCTCTATAGAGCATCCTGAACACAACTGTTGCTATAGCTTTCAAGCTTCTAGGAATTTTCTATCGAGAGTAAGTATCCTAACCTCAACAAAGAGGAGTTAGTTTTAGGAGGGTCCGTAGCCTATCCTTCCTACTAAAATCTTATCCATTTGTTTTGGATAGTCCAGAGATATTAGCAAACTACAAATTTAGTATGAGGTAGTTGCAATAAATTTAGTAGATTTGGGGGATCTTAATATACAGAGTAGCCTATAAATAAACTTGCCTTGAGAAAGTACTTTTAGGCGAGTCAGAGTTGTTTACAGTAGGTACCTGTTCTTAGATAGTATCTACCAACCTTAGCATAGTTGTTCCACCATTAATCATATCAACTATTTGTAGGTGGGTTGGCTGAGGTTATAGAAAATAACAAAAAGCTAAAGGAGCATTAACCAAAAAAATAGGCAGGTCTAGAGTCAACTACAAAGGTGATATTAATCTCTGCTTTCTCTAATTGATATAAAATTGATAGATTCTCTACTACCCTTCTCCTAATAAATCACTCTTCATGGACAGCTTTGCATTCATACTCGGCAATACTGCCTGTGGGTAACCTATGAGCAAAACGTGGAGTATTAACTGTCAAGCCTCTCTTGCTATCTTGATAGCTCCATAACCAGCTCTTATCGGTGAAACTTATTTCTCCGGCCTGGAAAGATACTGGAAGCATTAAACTAATATTTTTCCATCTAAGGACTACAAAAGATCCCTCGTCTATCTTTTCCAAATCATCAACTTGAGTAATACCTCTATCTAGGCTATTTCTTATGGTTGCATTAAGTAAAGCACCATCACAAGTAAAGTTAGAGGGAGGTGTAATTGCTATCAAAAGTTTAAGCAGGAAAGAGAAGATTATCATCAACCTAGCTCATAAGCAGACTTATTCTATCCTCTTTGACCTTGCTATGGTTAGATCTTTAAACTGCATTAAGCTTTTGTGTATTAAACAGTATTTTGCCTCTAGAAAAACTGGACCTAACAGTTTTGCCAGCTGGACCATTTGCAGTAGTAGTTTTCTGACCAACCTAACCTAAAATTACACCTCACTATTTTAACTGCTAAGAGATTTCCTAGATAGTTGTTCCCACTTTGTAGGGTGTATTAGATAACTGCTATCGTGACACCTAGCAATGTGGTTATTGTTATAATAACACTTCTCCAGTTAAGCTCTTCTCCTTCAACCTTGGCAAATAATAGTGAGATAACAGGCGAGGTACTCAACAAAGTCCATCCTAATCCAATTGGTAAGAGCTGGAAAACTATCTGCTGTAACAAGATTCCTAGATTCGTCCCCAGTATTGTTGCATGGAGAAGCTTCAACTTGTTCTTGATAGATATCCTGCCGATTAATCTAATAGGGTTGTCCCTAATAATAGGCAGTAAGGTAATTGTTGCCCCTAGCAGCCTAATTTCCGTAGTCTGGAATGGTGAAAGATCTGAACTAATCAGGACTGCTCTTGATAGTACCGCAGCAAGCACGGCACATAAAACTGAGAGAAGGGCGTAAATAAGTCCATTGTTGTTTGTCCCATCAGAAGATTTAGTATCTACACGGATAATTTTCTGCCGGGCATTATTTACTAGCGAGACGCTTACGATGAGGGTTCCAACCCATACTTTTAACGGAAGAGTCTCACTTATTAATATTGAACCTAAAATATTAGCTAGTATGGGTGAAAGAGACTCAGCAGTAAGTGTTTTGCGTGTTCCCAGCTTTCTTATTGCGATTATGTATAATGAGTCACCTATAGCGATTCCAACTGTACCACTCAATAAGAGAATGCAAAACTCGCCAAGGCTAGGTTTTAGATCAAAAGTTAATAGTACAGGACTAAAAATTAGCAGAGCGATAATATTTTTTATTAAATTAAGCTGGAGAGCAGAGAAGTATTTAGTTTGTTCTCGCCAAAGGAAACAAGCATATGTCCAAGAAAGTGCAGCTCCTAATGCAGCAAGGGCTCCAATCATTAGGGTCTATTAGCCAAGGCAACCTATATTACCTATGTGTTTTTTTCTACTTTTGTGCTAATTTGCGTAAGCTAAAAACAAAGCGATGCCCATACTACTTAGTATCAAGTAATTACTGATGAACCATTCATTGTTCCCCAAGTTTAATCCAGAGAAGATGTAGAGGATACTGAGTGTAAAGTTTTAAGAAAGGATTAGGTAGCTTGCCTAGTAAACGATTCTAGAAGACTTGCATCTAAAGTGCTAGTTCTAAATAGCCTGCCTTCATAGAACCCTAGCCAAGCTCCTAAACTATCTGTAGATAGGACTACTAGTCACCTAGAAAGAAGCCAGGCTCTCAAAAATCTGATCAGGTTGCCTCAGCCTACTGCAAAATTCTAGAGGCGCTACTGTTGTTTTAAATATAGCTTTGCAAGAAAACACTAGTTCCTAGTGTGGTTGTCCTAAAGTTATCTGCCAGTTGCACTATTCGGCTTTAGGAGATAGTATCAGCAAGTAAACAATTAGCGTCTAGCACAAATATCTAAGCAGCTGATGTGTGCATCAGTCAAGTTTTATGGCCTCACTATTGTCTGTAAGCAGATACCTAGAGCTTACCCTTGCAACTCTAGATTTTCTACTACAAAACGACGCTACCGCAACCTTAGATAACTGGGCATAACTTAGATGAAGACTAGCAAGACCTTCTAAACAGCTCAGACTAGTACTGAAATTAGGCATCTTCTCAAATGTCTAGCTCACTTAACAACTTTGACTGGGCCTTTCGACCGACAATTCCATGAGCTGCTAGAGCTCCACTTGCAGCTACTGCCGGGATACCGATACCAGGAAATGTGCTAGCACCACACATCCATAGATTTTTTAAAGGTGTTGTCACTCTGGGAAAAAGGCTTTTTGCAGCAGAAAGCGCTGGTCCATAGCTTCCATTGTGGACACTCAGGAAACGTCTATGTGTTAATGGTGTCCCTTGCATAACTATCTTACATCGACTACGAATATCAGGAATTTCGCGCTCAAGCACATCCCAGAATAACCTACAACGCTCTTCTTTACGCTTTTCGTAATCAGGAGAACCAATTTCTATATCGCTCCAGATTGACCAGGGCTCATTTGCAGGTGTATAACCATGGAGTACACAATGGCCCTCAGGCGCCATTGATTGATCAAGTACAGATGGGATTGATAAAACAAGCATATTCTGTTCGGCATCAACTCCACGCTCCCAGTCACCTACCCAGACAGTATGAATAGAAGGCAGCTTACTTAATCCACTAGCATCAAATCCAAGATGTAAATGCAGGAAAGATGCACAAGCAGGTGTTTCTGCTATCTTTCGGCGCCACTTTTGTGCTACTCTCTCAGGCAAGAGATTTGACATGCTCCACATATCAGTATTGCTTACAACTCTCTTAGACCGGATTCTCTCACCACTGCAGAGAATTACACCAACGACCTGATCTCCTTCCATGAGAAGTTTATTAACACGGCTCTTTAATTTTAATTCTCCGCCATTCTTCTCTAGTCCTTTCACTAAAGCACGCACTACTGATGCGCTACCACCTCTAGGATAGTCAAGTTGTGCGCTAGGAGTAAACCATTGACCGAAGAGAGTAGCCATAGCTGCTGCATTTGTATCCTTCATTGGCATGCCACTAATAAGGAAACAAAGCATATCGACCCAGTGAAGGAGAAATGGGTCGCTCAAATGGCGGTTGACTAAGGGGCCAAATGCACCTGTTAGATAGTGCATTGAGGCTAAGTGCGATAGCAATTGCCGTCTATGCCTAAGTACTTGAGTTAGCAGCACGTCGGTGCCTGGGCGAAGAGCTAATAAAGGAACTGCTTCTGCGGCTGCTGCAATCGGACGGAGTATATCGCAGAAATGCATCCATTCTGCAGCAGTTTTGTGTCCGCGTAGATCTCTTACTATATTTTCAAAGTCAGAATTGCCGACGCTGACCTTTAACTTTCCTTCAGGAATTAGAATATCCCAGTCTTTATACTGGATAACATCTAACTCCTGATCTAAAGCTTTTAGTATTTGGGCAAGTGGGTTGATACTCGGCCAGTGGCTAAGACCACTCCAGAGAGATGGACCAGACTCAAAGTGGTAGCCAGCTCTTGTAAAGCCATGAGCTGCTCCACCAGGTTGAGAGTGAGATTCTAACACCAACACTTCTAGTCCGGATCGCGCGCACAGTGCACCACAGCAAAGTCCACCGACCCCACTGCCGATAACAAGAACGTCAACTTGGTTGTCAGTCATTTAATAAGGAGTACAGTAGCGAAGCAGTCATTGCTCACACAACATGTAACTTAGCGCCGAAAGGCGAAGACTACAGAGATTTATAGTTGTGTATAAGATAGCCAGATAAAAAACATTACTATCTATCTATAAGCAGATCAAACTTTGCGCAGACTGCGTATAATGTATCCTACTTTTACTTGCTTATTACTGCGAACAATTGTCTAGAACTATTTGCACTTTAACTTAATTAAGCCGAAGTGCCGAGTCAATTATTCTTAGTTTTGTTTAGAATACGAGCGATTCTGGCACCTAGGTAAATATAGCTAAGTTAGACATTTACAAGTTTCTTAAGATGGTAGGATGTGTTTTTCTTATCATTATCATATAACATTTTGCTTTTAGGTCATCTGTCTGCGGATCAGTGCATCCCAGATCCAGGTAGGCAGTAAGCGGCTAGCAATTAATGATTCAGATCGATGCCCACAAAAGTAACGTGCCTTGGGATTAGTTTCCACAATGGCTTGTTCAATTGTCTGGGCTACAGTCTCCGCAGTTGAACCATCACGGTAGCCCTCATGCCATTCTGAGTTAACCCGAGCCATCATAGATCTGTAGACACTATTAGCTTGAGCTTGCTGCATGGATAGTTTAGCATTAGCTAAAAAATTGGTACGTATCAGTCCAGGCTCAACAAGCACTACTCTTATTCCAAACTGGTGCAGCTCAAGTCTCAGCGCATCACTAAGGCCCTCAAGGGCAAATTTGCTAGCCCCATACCAACCAGCGCCTGGTGTTGCAAAGCGTCCAGCTATAGAAGAAATATTGATAATTCGTCCTTTCTTTTGTTCTCGCATAGCTGGTAAAAACAATCGGGTGAAATCCATTAAGCCAAAGACATTAACCTCAAACATTGCACGTGCTTGCTTCAGTGACATAGTCTCTAGAGGTCCGACTTCACCAAAACCAGCATTATTTATTAACACATCTGGGGCACCTATTTGGTTTATTGCCTGTACTGCAACTTCTCTGCGAGAGACATCAGAACTTATATCAAGAGCTAGCACAACGCCTCCTTGAGCTTTCAAATCCTGCATTGCCTCTAGCTGCCGTGAGGCTGCCACTACCTGGTAACCTCGCTTTAGTAATAGTTTAGCTGTAGCTTTACCAATACCACTAGAAGCACCGGTGATTAAAACCGAATGCAAAGAACTGACTGCAGCCACAATGTTGAATGATTCTTGTGTACTCTATGGTCTGTGCCGCCATCGTAACGAGTTTTTAGAAGGCACTGGTTTTTGTAGAAATCTGAGAAGAACGTTAATTGTTATCGCTCTAGACAAGTTTCGTAACACTATAGCTTGATCAGGATAGCCAGATACCCCCATAACTTACGATTTGCAAGAGCTTTTGACTCCTGCCAGTGACTTCTGCAGGCCTATTTGTTCCTACCGATTGCATTGGTGGGGTCCACCAGTCTCTTAAGTGGCTGATCCAGCCATGTTGGCGAGGCCATACACAGAAAGTCATGTCTCTCAGTAGCTTGGTACGTGTTCCTAGTTGAGCCTGGAATAGTACTAAGGACATGAGTTCTTCTACTCAGAGATCACGGGTGGTTAGCTGTTAGAGCAGTTTCACTGGGATCTAAAGAGGTGAGGGAAATCTATCAAGCTCCCTGACATGCAAGTGCCGTAAGCTGTCTAGGATTTTAGATATCTGGGCAAACAATTTAAGATCTACCCTCATCCTAGTAGCAAAGAAAGCTCTCTCAATACACAAAACACAAAATATTTATTGAAGCCGTCAGTTCATAGGTTAGGTTTCCCGAAACCGCCTCCCCCGGCGCCAATTTTAGCTGTGTGCAAGCCTGAAGCTTTTCTACAGTTTCGTCTAGTCGCTCCCACTCTGCACTACCGCAAGGCCCCTAGGAACCCACCAGCCAGCCCGAACGGGGCAATGCGCCGAGATCCACTAATTAAAGTACGCTCATTGGCTCAAGGAAGCGAAATTTCCGCATAAGGCCACTACCACCGCACCAGGTCCCAGAACCACCACTATCTTGACGGAATGCAAACCGCTCCAAGTGTACAGGATACTGCCTCTCCAACACCTCTGGATCTGTAAGCCGGGAATTAGTCATGTGGCTTTGAAGACCATCAGAACCATCAAAACCCTGACCAGCTCCTCCTCCACCTGCTACAGTTTCGTAGTACTGAAACTGGCCATCGCCAAAGGTGAAGTTGTTCATTGTTCCCTGAATAGCTGCTATTATCCCAAGAGCAGCTAGCAGTAAATTACAGAGAGATTGTGACACTTCTACGTTCCCTGCTGCTACTGCAGCAGGATATCTAGGGTTGAGAAGGCAACCACTAGGCACTTCCAGATCGATTGGTATGAAGCAATCATCATTTAAGGGTATATTAGTATCTAAAAGGGTACGGACTATGTACAAAACTACAGCTTTGGTCACTGCTAGAGGTGCGTTAAAATTGTTTTCTTGCTGTCGAGAGGTACCTGAAAAATCTAGCTTTAACCGCCTGTGTAAGCAGTTTATGCTGATATGTACAGCTAGTATCGCACCATCATTATCTAGCTCTAACTGAAAATCAGCTTCCTCGAGTCGATCGACCAGGCGCATGACACAGTCGGCTGCTTGTTGCTGTAGTGTATCCATCTGCTGTTGCACCACAGCCTCACCTTCACATTCTACCAACCGCTGTAGTCCTTTGACACCAACCTGATTTGCAGCTACTTGAGCTTGCAAGTCAGCAAGTAGCTCCTGCCGCTGCCTAAGCAGGGTGATTAACCCGGCCATGCCGAACGAACCAGAAATTACGCAGTAACAGGCCTTCATCATCAATCGACTGACTGAATGAGGGCATTAAGACAGGAGTTATGCCACCCACATCGGCGTAATGGCCTGGCTAGCGACGAAGAAACTGGGTGTCTGACAACCACAGAATACCGGTGTAATTGCCATGATGTCCGGTAGATGAGTACCGCTATGGAAGGGGTCATTGGTTAAGACCGTATCATCTGGATGTAATGATTGCTGGTGTCCGGCAGTAATCTCTGCCAGCAAATCTCTCACGCTCTCCCCCATCGAGCCAAGGTGAACTGGGATATGGGGCGTATTGGCCACTAGCTCGCCTAAACTGTTGAACAAAGCACAAGAGAAATCAAGATGCTCGCGAATATTCACCGAGTGGCTGCTCCGCCGGAGCTGTTCACCCATCTGCTCAGCAATTGCCATAAAGCGGTGGCGGAACAACGAGGCTGATCGCCATTAGCGCCAAACAGAGCTGGGAAATGATCCTTTCCTTTTGCAAACGACCGAGTAGCAAATTGGCATCAGTAATCGTGAGTGGCCCGCCAAAGCGGTAACAAGCTGGACCAGGCTCAGCACCAGCTGAGCCTGGTCCTATGCATAAACGTTTACCATCGAGATGTAGCATTAATCCACCACCTGCAGCCACAGTCTCAATTGAAAGCCTGGCAGCCAGCAGCTTTAAGCCAGCGATTTCAGTTTGCTCGTGAACCTGGCAAAGCACAGCCTCGTCGTTAGATGCTACACAGAATACGTCAGTAGATGTGCCGCCCATGTCAACTCCTAGGACTGGGCATTGTGTAAATCTAGCCATCTGGGCAGCTGTGACAGCTCCAACCATTCCAGCAGCAGGCCCTGAAAGAATTGTGTCTTTAGCTAGCAGGCGCCTAGGGGCTCGAAGAGCGCCAGACGAGGTCATCACCTACAGAGTTGTGGAGGTTCCCAGAGCTGACTGTATCTCCTGTAAGCAGTTTTGTAGTAGCGAGGCTAAAGCACCTTCCACTAGGGTAGTCTGACCACGTGGCACTAGACGTGGCGTAGGGCTCACTTGGTGCGAGCAGACGATACTGGAAAATCCCAGATTTTAAGTAGTCTTGCCGCAGTAATTTCATGAGCTGGGTTACGATGCGCATGCAGAAAAGCAACTACACATTGTTCAATTTCGTTATTTATATAGTGCGAAGGCAGTTCTGAAGGGTACTGCTACAGTAAAGAGGTTCAGGTTCATTACCCCTCGCATCTAGACGCCCAGACATCCCTAATACTGTGCTCGCAAGAAATGGTGCTTGCTGCTGTTGCAATGCGAACAGGTTAGGCCGTCGCTGATCACCAATGCGCATCAGATTCTCTAAGCCTTCATTAGTCACTAATAAAAGTGGGGCACCTTTACCTTCTAGCAAAGCATTGGTGGCTACAGTAGTTTCGAGATAAATACTATCAACCTCACTTGCCAGCAGTGGTGCATCTGCCTCGAGGCCCAGTAAGTCTTAATAGCGGCTACTGCGGGATCTAACCAGTTGCCCACGCTTCTAGAGAGAAGCTTACGCACATGTAATGCACCGTTCCTATCACAGCCGATCAGGTCAGTGAAAGTGCCGCCACGATCAATCCAAAATCGCCAACCCATAGATGTTTATAAAGACAACATACCTGTGCTTCGCGGTCACCTTATACTGTTTATACTGTATAGCTTATGTTGACAAGGGCAAAGCATCTTGCCATCCTAAATTGAGTAACAACAAGCCTCCACATATTTCTAAACTGATAGACTAAGTAAGTTAGCTTACCAGCAGGACTCAAGTTTTGATCTATAGCAAAGGAACTACCTTCAAAGATGTTAAAACTTGTTCAGAGCAATTTAAGTGTTAGCTCTAAGTTGGCGAGAAACTGACACGATGGGGCAATAACTAAGCTATCAACTATAGTTAGCACTGACTGATAAAGTAGATTGAGAAAAAACTTTTAGTAGCAGTTAGTATATTTGACCGGTAGTAAGGCAGTGAGTTGCGAATAGTTATTCAGTTAAGACTCTTGTAATAGTACTATGACATATAGACCAGACTCGGCCTACTGTATATATTTAAAATACGGTTTTGGCTGAGTGTATTAAGTTCTCTATATTTTCTCAGCCAAATATTCTTACCATAAGCTTGGCTATTACTCAAGCTTTTAAACCTATCACTGGCTACTCATCAGTATAATAGTTTTAGTGAATTTCCCCAAACTATGTACTTGTGGTAGAGTTATATTATTAAGGCCCACAGAATAATTGCTGCCTTCTAAATGAACTAACTGAGAATACTGATAATCGAGAGTACAAATTTAATAATTTCGAGACCTATAGAGCCAGATTTGTCTAGCTGAGATGGCAAAGTAAATCTAGGGTAAAGACACTTCAATGATTATCCAGGCTCTGGCTTATTCTGTTACTTTTACACCCTTCCAGAAAGCGATCCGTTCTCGGATGTTCTCTGCTGCTTTTTTAGGGTTCTCGTAGCTCCACGCTGCGTTTTGATTAGTCTGACCACCAATCTCAAGATCCCAGTAGCGAGCTGTGCCCTTCCATCCACAAACACTCGTATGGCAAGAGTCTTTGTAAAATTCTTTCCTCATTGCAGATCTTGGGAAATAGGCATTTCCATCAACATACTCAATGTTATTGCTTTCAGCAACGATTTGCCCATTCCAGACTGCTTTCATAATGTTTTTCCAGATCTGGTTAAATTCTAGCTAGCTCTTTTCTTCTTCTAAGCTTGTCTTTGCTTATCTCTGATAAAGTTTGCACCTACGGTACTTGTTTGAGCGCTTTGACAATTAGCTTAGTACACTACAAGTGTACTACTTTTCTATATCTCGGCGTTGAGATCAAACTTTTTGTAACTTCTTGGGCTATTCTCAATTCACAGTTGGGGCCGCAGGAGAAATAGTTTCAGTTAACAAAGGGAAAATTAGTCTTGCGAGCAATCTCTGAGTTTTACCTTCTGAGATATACATCTCAAGCTGTTCTTGGTTCTTTAGTTAGCATAATATATTCGCCAACATTCTTTTACTGCATTACAGATTTTAATTGGGATTCTAGTCATCATCGTGAGACCATAATTTATTGTAAGAGCTTACCTGACAGTCAAGGGGAAGGGAGATGCCTTAGCATAGATTGAGTTCCTATTAACAATCCCTGGTACAAGTGGTTACTACCTGTCTAGATGTTGCGCTTTATATAAGTCACATAGCAGTGTCTGCTATTGCACTTAATCTCTATAAGTGATGGCAGATCTTGCTTTTGTCTGTACTAGAATAGGGTTTGTCAATAAGAGATGTTGGTTTTCATTATCTACTAGTCAGAATTTAGACACATGTGCCTATGGCCTGTAGATGTCTACTAAGCTAGTCTACACTATTTTCACAATAGGTGTTTGCAGACATCTTTTAGCCATAAGAACAGTTGGCTACCAGATATATGTAGGCATGACAAAGATTTTCACCTCTGCTAACACAAGTAACTTAATGCCAGATCAGAGTTATGACTAATGGTAGTTGAGTACAAGAGTATGATTAGTTACCAATAGGCTGCCATACCTTTGTAGCCTCAACTAAAGGTTTTTAGTCATCTATGGTTAACAGGGTTTATCAACTCATAGGCTCTTTTTTTAGGACTGGCAAGTCTGTTGGTTGTCTTAAGGTGTATATAACAAGAAGGGTCAGTATTAGGCTGACAGCAATTAGGCTGTAGATAGCCGTTGTGTAATCGCTCATGGTT
This genomic window contains:
- a CDS encoding NAD/FAD-dependent oxidoreductase, whose translation is MIIFSFLLKLLIAITPPSNFTCDGALLNATIRNSLDRGITQVDDLEKIDEGSFVVLRWKNISLMLPVSFQAGEISFTDKSWLWSYQDSKRGLTVNTPRFAHRLPTGSIAEYECKAVHEE
- a CDS encoding multidrug DMT transporter permease, whose product is MIGALAALGAALSWTYACFLWREQTKYFSALQLNLIKNIIALLIFSPVLLTFDLKPSLGEFCILLLSGTVGIAIGDSLYIIAIRKLGTRKTLTAESLSPILANILGSILISETLPLKVWVGTLIVSVSLVNNARQKIIRVDTKSSDGTNNNGLIYALLSVLCAVLAAVLSRAVLISSDLSPFQTTEIRLLGATITLLPIIRDNPIRLIGRISIKNKLKLLHATILGTNLGILLQQIVFQLLPIGLGWTLLSTSPVISLLFAKVEGEELNWRSVIITITTLLGVTIAVI
- a CDS encoding NAD(P)/FAD-dependent oxidoreductase — its product is MTDNQVDVLVIGSGVGGLCCGALCARSGLEVLVLESHSQPGGAAHGFTRAGYHFESGPSLWSGLSHWPSINPLAQILKALDQELDVIQYKDWDILIPEGKLKVSVGNSDFENIVRDLRGHKTAAEWMHFCDILRPIAAAAEAVPLLALRPGTDVLLTQVLRHRRQLLSHLASMHYLTGAFGPLVNRHLSDPFLLHWVDMLCFLISGMPMKDTNAAAMATLFGQWFTPSAQLDYPRGGSASVVRALVKGLEKNGGELKLKSRVNKLLMEGDQVVGVILCSGERIRSKRVVSNTDMWSMSNLLPERVAQKWRRKIAETPACASFLHLHLGFDASGLSKLPSIHTVWVGDWERGVDAEQNMLVLSIPSVLDQSMAPEGHCVLHGYTPANEPWSIWSDIEIGSPDYEKRKEERCRLFWDVLEREIPDIRSRCKIVMQGTPLTHRRFLSVHNGSYGPALSAAKSLFPRVTTPLKNLWMCGASTFPGIGIPAVAASGALAAHGIVGRKAQSKLLSELDI
- a CDS encoding hydantoinase → MMKACYCVISGSFGMAGLITLLRQRQELLADLQAQVAANQVGVKGLQRLVECEGEAVVQQQMDTLQQQAADCVMRLVDRLEEADFQLELDNDGAILAVHISINCLHRRLKLDFSGTSRQQENNFNAPLAVTKAVVLYIVRTLLDTNIPLNDDCFIPIDLEVPSGCLLNPRYPAAVAAGNVEVSQSLCNLLLAALGIIAAIQGTMNNFTFGDGQFQYYETVAGGGGAGQGFDGSDGLQSHMTNSRLTDPEVLERQYPVHLERFAFRQDSGGSGTWCGGSGLMRKFRFLEPMSVL
- a CDS encoding hydantoinase, with translation MAIAEQMGEQLRRSSHSVNIREHLDFSCALFNSLGELVANTPHIPVHLGSMGESVRDLLAEITAGHQQSLHPDDTVLTNDPFHSGTHLPDIMAITPVFCGCQTPSFFVASQAITPMWVA
- a CDS encoding hydantoinase; translated protein: MTSSGALRAPRRLLAKDTILSGPAAGMVGAVTAAQMARFTQCPVLGVDMGGTSTDVFCVASNDEAVLCQVHEQTEIAGLKLLAARLSIETVAAGGGLMLHLDGKRLCIGPGSAGAEPGPACYRFGGPLTITDANLLLGRLQKERIISQLCLALMAISLVVPPPLYGNC
- a CDS encoding hydantoinase, whose amino-acid sequence is MLEGKGAPLLLVTNEGLENLMRIGDQRRPNLFALQQQQAPFLASTVLGMSGRLDARGNEPEPLYCSSTLQNCLRTI
- a CDS encoding hydantoinase, coding for MGWRFWIDRGGTFTDLIGCDRNGALHVRKLLSRSVGNWLDPAVAAIKTYWASRQMHHCWQVRLIVFISKLL